Proteins encoded within one genomic window of Pigmentiphaga sp. H8:
- a CDS encoding IclR family transcriptional regulator, giving the protein MRTSAAKKTEPEAPATSAKGAGPALLESVAIVFTILDQLAAARRPLGVTELALAIDEPKPRVYRHLASLRQLGIVEQDLVSEKYRLGAKLVSYGTAAGEQFDLRLIADPYLTQLRDQTSQTALLSAVTEDSALVISSVESTNQVCITVKPGNRVPHHCSAQGRIVLAYCDPATQRKILRRELQAYTDRSMVEPARILERLALIRERLFEEANGEVLEGINVLAAPIFRGAEKGDELMGIIGVIGASKDVPSPPPPGMVKLVQQAAAALTERLNGVSYKHLGLAGAGKN; this is encoded by the coding sequence ATGAGGACCAGCGCCGCAAAGAAGACGGAACCGGAAGCACCCGCGACCTCGGCCAAGGGGGCGGGCCCCGCGCTGCTGGAGTCGGTGGCCATCGTCTTCACGATACTCGATCAACTGGCCGCGGCGCGCCGCCCGCTGGGCGTGACCGAGCTGGCGCTGGCCATCGACGAACCCAAGCCGCGCGTCTACCGGCACCTGGCTTCCCTGCGGCAGCTCGGCATCGTCGAACAGGACCTGGTCAGCGAGAAATACCGGCTGGGCGCCAAGCTGGTGTCCTACGGAACGGCAGCGGGCGAGCAGTTCGACCTGAGGCTGATCGCCGATCCCTACCTAACGCAGCTGCGCGACCAGACCAGCCAGACGGCGCTGCTGTCCGCGGTTACCGAGGACTCGGCGCTGGTCATCTCGTCGGTGGAGTCGACCAACCAGGTCTGCATCACCGTCAAGCCCGGCAACCGCGTGCCGCATCACTGCTCGGCCCAGGGCCGGATCGTGCTGGCCTACTGCGATCCGGCCACGCAGCGCAAGATCCTGCGGCGCGAACTGCAGGCCTATACCGACCGGTCCATGGTCGAGCCGGCACGCATCCTGGAGCGCCTGGCGCTGATACGCGAGCGGCTGTTCGAAGAAGCCAACGGCGAGGTGCTCGAAGGCATCAACGTGCTGGCCGCGCCCATTTTCCGGGGCGCCGAGAAGGGCGACGAACTGATGGGCATCATAGGCGTGATCGGCGCGAGCAAGGACGTGCCTTCGCCGCCGCCGCCCGGCATGGTGAAGCTGGTCCAGCAGGCGGCGGCCGCGCTGACCGAGCGCCTGAACGGGGTTTCCTACAAGCACCTGGGGTTGGCCGGCGCCGGGAAGAATTGA
- a CDS encoding tripartite tricarboxylate transporter substrate binding protein, translated as MKPLHKTTALVLAALFALPLGAAAAGDSYPDRSVRWIVPFPPGGAMDNIARTLGEAMGKSLGQSFVIENRAGAGGNIGATSVARAKPDGYTIMIVANGMAVNPALYPDMAYDPVKDFAPISLLAVVPNVLVVNPQRIQAKTVPEVIALAKAHPGKYTYASAGVGTSIHLAGELFAKMAGVQMLHVPYKGSGPAIADMLGGQVDYMFDSITSSKPHIDAGKLVPIAVTTKKRSAALPNVPTVAEAGLPGYELTPWFAAFAPAGTPPAVIDKLNRAMRDALKTPKVQGTLASIGAEPIGGSPAELRDYLAAEIKSGRELIESRGIRME; from the coding sequence ATGAAACCCCTGCACAAGACAACCGCCCTGGTCCTTGCCGCCCTGTTTGCCCTGCCGCTCGGCGCGGCCGCCGCGGGTGACAGCTATCCGGACCGCTCCGTCCGCTGGATCGTTCCCTTCCCGCCTGGGGGCGCCATGGACAACATCGCCCGCACGCTGGGCGAAGCCATGGGCAAGAGCCTGGGCCAGTCCTTCGTGATCGAGAACCGCGCGGGCGCCGGCGGCAACATCGGCGCCACCTCGGTGGCGCGCGCCAAGCCGGACGGCTACACCATCATGATCGTGGCCAACGGCATGGCGGTGAACCCCGCGCTATATCCCGACATGGCCTATGACCCCGTCAAGGATTTCGCGCCCATTTCGCTACTGGCCGTCGTGCCCAACGTGCTGGTGGTCAACCCCCAGCGCATCCAGGCCAAGACCGTGCCGGAAGTCATCGCGCTCGCCAAGGCGCATCCCGGCAAGTACACCTATGCCTCGGCCGGCGTGGGAACTTCCATCCACCTGGCCGGAGAACTGTTCGCCAAGATGGCCGGCGTACAGATGCTGCACGTGCCCTACAAGGGCAGCGGCCCGGCGATCGCCGACATGCTGGGCGGGCAGGTCGACTACATGTTCGACAGCATCACCTCGTCCAAGCCGCACATCGACGCCGGCAAGCTCGTCCCCATCGCGGTCACCACCAAAAAGCGGTCGGCCGCGCTGCCCAACGTACCGACAGTGGCCGAAGCCGGCCTGCCCGGCTATGAACTGACGCCGTGGTTCGCCGCCTTCGCGCCGGCGGGTACGCCGCCCGCCGTCATCGACAAGCTGAACCGGGCCATGCGCGACGCGCTCAAGACGCCCAAGGTGCAGGGCACCCTGGCCTCGATCGGCGCCGAACCCATAGGCGGATCGCCCGCCGAACTGCGCGATTATCTCGCCGCGGAAATCAAGAGCGGACGCGAGCTGATCGAATCGCGCGGGATCAGGATGGAGTAA
- a CDS encoding dihydroorotate dehydrogenase, which yields MSRLEVAVGSLPLKNPVICGSGEHTMTADGIRAALRAGVGAVVAKSVNESAAAKQQLDRTDYALLGSDWQRLPWNFAPPADAQLLCRSGLIQLEFEPWMEQLVALDREAAAQDAYVIPSLILSDLDQCARYARAIEQMGLRVLEVNIGAPHGEEAARGAIVLERSSERITTIVRTLRAATRLPLWIKLTGQSEDVAALADAARQAGADAVVMMGRFMGFLPDLDTEAPVLGTSAALGGGWALPLTARWLALSRKRLGPDYPLLATNGARSGHDVARFLLAGACATEMTSAVFTGGYEVLARSVRELDAYVQSRGKRAVDLLGVAADRLASYGDQASRPGYWQTFVPPAAA from the coding sequence ATGTCCAGACTCGAAGTGGCAGTGGGGTCGCTGCCCTTGAAGAACCCCGTGATCTGCGGATCGGGGGAACACACCATGACGGCCGACGGTATTCGCGCTGCCCTGCGGGCGGGCGTGGGCGCCGTGGTCGCCAAGTCCGTCAATGAATCGGCTGCGGCCAAGCAGCAGCTGGACCGCACCGACTACGCGTTGCTGGGCAGCGACTGGCAGCGGCTGCCGTGGAATTTCGCGCCGCCGGCCGATGCGCAGCTGTTGTGCCGCTCGGGCCTGATCCAGTTGGAGTTCGAGCCCTGGATGGAACAACTGGTCGCGCTGGACCGCGAAGCCGCGGCGCAGGACGCCTACGTCATCCCCAGCCTGATCCTGAGCGATCTCGACCAGTGCGCGCGCTATGCGCGGGCCATCGAGCAGATGGGCCTGCGGGTGCTGGAAGTGAACATCGGCGCGCCCCATGGCGAGGAAGCCGCGCGCGGCGCCATCGTGCTCGAACGCAGCAGCGAACGCATCACCACCATCGTCCGCACGTTGCGCGCCGCGACGCGGCTGCCGCTTTGGATCAAGCTGACGGGGCAGAGCGAGGACGTCGCCGCCCTGGCCGACGCGGCCAGGCAGGCGGGCGCGGACGCGGTCGTGATGATGGGGCGCTTCATGGGCTTCCTGCCCGATCTCGACACCGAGGCGCCCGTGCTGGGCACTTCCGCGGCTCTGGGCGGCGGCTGGGCGCTGCCGCTGACGGCGCGCTGGCTGGCGCTGAGCCGCAAGCGGCTGGGGCCGGACTACCCCCTGCTGGCCACCAACGGCGCGCGCAGCGGCCATGACGTCGCCCGGTTCCTGCTGGCCGGCGCCTGCGCCACCGAGATGACCTCGGCGGTGTTCACCGGGGGGTACGAGGTGCTGGCCCGCAGCGTGCGCGAGCTGGACGCGTACGTGCAGAGCCGGGGCAAGCGCGCCGTCGATCTGCTGGGCGTGGCGGCCGACCGGCTGGCCTCCTACGGCGACCAGGCCTCGCGGCCGGGTTATTGGCAGACCTTCGTGCCGCCCGCGGCGGCCTGA
- a CDS encoding muconate/chloromuconate family cycloisomerase, whose protein sequence is MAFPHIESIEAILVDLPTIRAHQLAMTVMNVQTLVIVRLRCSDGVEGLGEATTIGGLSYGEESPEGIKLAIDTYLAPALRGQDASNVLAAAQRMNRVARGNTFAKSALETALLDAQGKRLGVPVSTLLGGAVRDTVPVLWTLASGDTRRDIEEAESLLAARRHDTFKLKIGRRSVAEDVAHVCAIKEALGARARVTVDVNQAWSESQAATGIARLEAAGVDLIEQPLPRAHRAGMARLAARFVVPIMADEAVHSPEDAMDLARQGAADVLALKISKSGGLYEVLRTAAVGDAAGMALYGGTMLEGSIGTVAAAHAFATLPRLEWGTELFGPLLLVDDVVQQRPAYQEFSMTLPTGPGLGLALDEDKLRRYRRDR, encoded by the coding sequence ATGGCTTTCCCCCATATCGAGTCGATCGAGGCCATCCTGGTCGACCTGCCCACCATCCGCGCCCACCAGTTGGCGATGACGGTCATGAACGTGCAGACGCTCGTCATCGTGCGTCTGCGCTGCTCCGACGGCGTGGAAGGGTTGGGAGAAGCCACGACCATAGGCGGCCTGAGCTATGGCGAGGAAAGCCCCGAGGGCATCAAGCTCGCCATCGACACCTACCTGGCGCCGGCGCTGCGGGGGCAGGATGCCTCGAACGTGCTGGCCGCGGCGCAACGCATGAACCGGGTGGCGCGCGGCAACACCTTCGCCAAGTCGGCGCTCGAGACGGCGCTGCTGGACGCTCAGGGCAAGCGGCTGGGCGTACCGGTCTCGACGCTGCTGGGCGGCGCCGTGCGCGATACGGTGCCCGTGCTCTGGACGCTGGCCAGCGGCGATACCCGGCGCGACATCGAAGAGGCCGAATCCCTGCTGGCCGCGCGGCGGCACGATACCTTCAAGCTGAAGATCGGCCGCCGTTCCGTGGCCGAGGACGTGGCCCACGTGTGCGCCATCAAGGAGGCGCTGGGGGCGCGGGCGCGCGTGACCGTGGACGTGAACCAGGCCTGGAGCGAGTCGCAGGCGGCCACCGGCATCGCCCGGCTGGAGGCGGCCGGCGTGGACCTGATCGAACAGCCGCTGCCCCGCGCCCACCGGGCCGGCATGGCGCGGCTGGCGGCGCGCTTCGTCGTGCCCATCATGGCCGACGAGGCCGTCCACAGCCCCGAAGACGCCATGGACCTCGCCCGCCAGGGCGCGGCCGACGTGCTGGCCTTGAAGATTTCCAAGTCGGGCGGCCTCTACGAAGTGCTGCGCACCGCCGCCGTCGGCGATGCCGCGGGCATGGCGCTGTATGGCGGCACCATGCTGGAAGGCAGCATAGGCACGGTGGCCGCCGCGCACGCCTTCGCCACCCTGCCCCGTCTTGAATGGGGCACCGAATTGTTCGGCCCCTTGCTGCTGGTCGACGACGTCGTCCAGCAACGCCCCGCCTACCAGGAATTCTCGATGACGCTGCCCACCGGACCCGGACTGGGATTGGCGCTCGACGAAGACAAACTCAGGCGCTATCGCCGCGATCGCTGA
- a CDS encoding HpcH/HpaI aldolase/citrate lyase family protein produces MATVNHAFRARLRERAPLSGTFIKTPAYQHVEIAGGAGLDFVVLDAEHAVFDPAQLDQCVLAARAAGTAAVVRLPDPGPASVLRVLDMGAAGVLVPHVVDAECAREIVARTRYASGVRGYSNSPRSGGYGALPMARHMQEADAGASVLCQIEDRAGVDNIAAIAAVPGVDCLFIGRADLAVSYGVTELDHPLVAQAVDKVIQAGAAAGVAVGIFLPDAGARAAYAARGVSLFVIGSDQSWLRAAFLQTLECKP; encoded by the coding sequence ATGGCCACCGTGAACCACGCGTTCCGCGCCCGCCTGCGCGAGCGCGCGCCGCTGAGCGGGACGTTCATCAAGACGCCCGCGTACCAGCACGTCGAGATCGCCGGCGGCGCCGGCCTGGACTTCGTCGTGCTGGATGCCGAGCATGCCGTGTTCGATCCGGCCCAGCTGGACCAGTGCGTGCTGGCTGCCCGCGCCGCCGGCACCGCGGCGGTCGTGCGTCTGCCCGATCCCGGCCCCGCCAGCGTGCTGCGCGTGCTGGACATGGGAGCGGCGGGCGTGCTGGTGCCGCACGTGGTCGACGCCGAGTGCGCCCGCGAGATCGTCGCGCGGACCCGCTACGCCAGCGGCGTGCGCGGCTACAGCAATTCGCCGCGCTCGGGCGGATATGGCGCGCTGCCCATGGCTCGCCACATGCAGGAGGCCGATGCCGGCGCCAGCGTGCTGTGCCAGATCGAGGACCGCGCGGGCGTGGACAACATCGCCGCGATCGCCGCCGTGCCCGGCGTCGATTGCCTGTTCATCGGGCGCGCGGACCTGGCGGTGTCCTATGGCGTGACGGAGCTCGATCACCCGCTGGTCGCGCAGGCGGTCGACAAGGTGATCCAGGCCGGCGCGGCCGCCGGGGTCGCCGTGGGCATTTTCCTGCCCGATGCCGGCGCGCGGGCCGCCTACGCCGCCCGCGGCGTCAGCCTGTTCGTGATCGGCTCGGACCAGAGCTGGCTGCGCGCGGCCTTTCTTCAAACATTGGAGTGCAAACCATGA
- the catC gene encoding muconolactone Delta-isomerase produces the protein MLFLVRMDVRLPPSMPKEEADTLKATEKAYSQDLQRQGKWPQLYRVVGEYANYSIFDVADNDELHALLSSLPLFPYMEIHVTPLARHPSSIH, from the coding sequence ATGTTGTTCCTCGTCCGCATGGATGTCCGCCTGCCGCCGTCCATGCCCAAGGAAGAAGCCGACACGCTGAAAGCCACTGAAAAGGCCTATTCCCAGGATCTGCAACGACAGGGCAAATGGCCGCAGCTCTACCGCGTGGTGGGCGAATACGCCAACTACAGCATTTTCGACGTGGCCGACAACGACGAGCTGCACGCCCTGCTGTCGTCGCTGCCGCTGTTTCCCTACATGGAGATCCACGTCACGCCGCTGGCCCGCCACCCCTCGTCCATCCACTGA
- a CDS encoding tripartite tricarboxylate transporter substrate binding protein: MSFPRLFPAPAWRGGAIFLACMAACGVSVAETYPTKPIRLIVPFAPGGAVDIVGRLMAQSLNESLGQAVIVENRPGAGGLLAMEEVAKAAPDGYTLAVGAAGPLTVSPALFKERKFDPLERLEPVIWYASTPGILVVNPALKANTVAELIALSKSGSRPLAMGSAGSGSINHLMGEYFQQVAGVSWMHVPYKGSSPALTDLVGGNVQVMMDIVPTATPLVKSGKLRALAVTTPKRSNMLPSVPTVAELGYPGFDASSWLSLNAPHGTPAAIIQKLNRALNEGLAKEDVRRRITDIGAEPEGGTPDRVTARLKLDIPRWSKLLETAGVTVQ; the protein is encoded by the coding sequence ATGTCATTCCCGCGGCTTTTCCCCGCCCCCGCCTGGCGCGGCGGCGCCATTTTCCTTGCCTGCATGGCTGCCTGTGGCGTGTCGGTGGCCGAGACCTATCCCACCAAGCCCATCCGGCTCATCGTGCCGTTCGCCCCGGGCGGCGCGGTCGACATCGTCGGCCGCCTGATGGCGCAGTCGCTGAACGAAAGCCTGGGCCAGGCCGTGATCGTGGAGAACCGCCCCGGCGCGGGCGGCCTGCTGGCCATGGAGGAGGTGGCGAAAGCCGCGCCCGACGGCTACACGCTCGCGGTCGGCGCGGCCGGGCCGCTGACGGTCAGCCCGGCACTGTTCAAGGAACGCAAGTTCGATCCGCTGGAGCGGCTGGAACCGGTGATCTGGTACGCCAGCACGCCGGGCATCCTGGTGGTGAATCCCGCGCTCAAGGCCAACACCGTGGCCGAGCTGATCGCCTTGTCCAAGTCCGGTTCGCGTCCCCTGGCCATGGGGTCGGCCGGCAGCGGCAGCATCAACCACCTGATGGGGGAGTATTTCCAGCAGGTGGCCGGCGTCAGCTGGATGCACGTGCCCTACAAGGGCAGCTCGCCCGCGCTGACCGACCTGGTCGGCGGCAACGTGCAGGTGATGATGGACATCGTGCCGACCGCCACGCCGCTGGTGAAGTCGGGCAAGCTGCGCGCCCTGGCGGTGACCACACCCAAGCGTTCCAACATGCTGCCGTCGGTGCCCACCGTGGCCGAGCTGGGATATCCCGGTTTCGACGCCAGTTCCTGGCTCTCGCTGAACGCGCCGCACGGCACGCCGGCAGCCATCATCCAGAAGCTGAATCGCGCCCTGAACGAGGGGCTGGCCAAGGAAGACGTCCGCCGCCGCATCACCGACATCGGCGCCGAGCCGGAAGGCGGTACGCCGGACCGCGTCACGGCGCGCTTGAAGCTGGACATCCCGCGCTGGAGCAAGCTGCTGGAAACCGCGGGCGTCACGGTGCAATGA
- a CDS encoding O-acetylhomoserine aminocarboxypropyltransferase/cysteine synthase family protein, protein MKIETLAVHAGYSPEPTTHAVAVPIYQTVAYSFDSAQHGADLFDLKVPGNIYTRIMNPTTDVLEKRVAALEGGVGALALASGMAAITYAIQTIAEAGDNIVAASALYGGTYNLFAHTFPQQGLETRFADPSDPASFAPLIDARTKAIFCESVGNPLGNVTDIAALADIAHAHGIPLIVDNTVPSPYLCRPFEHGADIVVHALTKYMGGHGNSMAGAIVDSGKFPWARHKDRFRRLNEPDVSYHGVVYTEALGEAAFIGRARVVPLRNTGAALSPFNAFLVLQGIETLPLRMDRICDNSQAIAQYLQDHPKVGWVNYAGLSSHPDHHLAQRYMGGRASGILSFGLKTGGREAGARVLDALKLFTRLVNIGDARSLATHPASTTHRQLDADELKKAGVSEDMLRLSIGIEHLDDLIADLDQALAAA, encoded by the coding sequence ATGAAAATAGAAACCCTGGCGGTACACGCCGGCTACAGCCCCGAACCCACGACCCACGCGGTGGCCGTGCCCATCTACCAGACGGTCGCCTACTCCTTCGACAGCGCGCAGCACGGCGCCGACCTGTTCGACCTGAAGGTGCCGGGCAACATCTACACCCGCATCATGAACCCCACCACCGACGTGCTGGAAAAGCGCGTGGCCGCGCTGGAAGGCGGCGTGGGCGCGCTGGCGCTGGCCTCGGGCATGGCGGCCATCACCTATGCGATACAGACCATCGCCGAAGCCGGCGACAACATCGTCGCGGCCAGCGCGCTGTACGGCGGCACCTACAACCTGTTCGCCCATACCTTCCCGCAGCAGGGCCTGGAGACACGCTTCGCCGACCCGTCCGACCCCGCCTCGTTCGCCCCGCTGATCGACGCGCGGACCAAGGCCATCTTCTGCGAATCGGTGGGCAACCCGCTGGGCAACGTCACCGACATCGCCGCGCTGGCGGACATCGCGCACGCCCACGGCATCCCGCTGATCGTGGACAACACGGTTCCCAGCCCCTATCTGTGCCGGCCGTTCGAGCACGGCGCCGACATCGTGGTGCACGCGCTGACCAAGTACATGGGCGGCCACGGCAACAGCATGGCCGGCGCGATCGTCGACAGTGGCAAGTTTCCCTGGGCCCGGCACAAGGACCGCTTCCGCCGGCTGAACGAACCCGACGTCTCGTACCACGGCGTGGTCTATACGGAAGCCCTGGGCGAGGCGGCTTTCATCGGCCGCGCGCGTGTCGTGCCGCTGCGCAACACCGGCGCCGCGCTGTCGCCCTTCAACGCCTTCCTGGTGCTGCAAGGCATCGAGACCCTGCCGCTGCGCATGGACCGCATCTGCGACAACAGCCAGGCCATCGCCCAATACCTGCAGGATCACCCGAAGGTGGGCTGGGTCAACTACGCCGGACTGTCCAGCCACCCCGACCACCATCTGGCACAGCGCTACATGGGCGGGCGCGCCTCGGGCATCCTGTCGTTCGGGTTGAAGACCGGCGGCCGCGAAGCCGGCGCCCGGGTGCTGGATGCGCTCAAGCTCTTCACGCGGCTGGTCAATATCGGCGACGCGCGCTCGCTGGCCACGCATCCCGCGTCCACCACCCACCGCCAACTGGATGCCGACGAACTGAAGAAGGCCGGTGTGAGCGAGGACATGCTGCGGCTGTCCATCGGCATCGAACATCTGGACGATCTGATCGCCGACCTGGACCAGGCGCTGGCCGCGGCCTGA
- the lipA gene encoding lipoyl synthase, whose amino-acid sequence MSSVPETSAVGGNADAPVAAPAYDPLQKQKSESKVSRIPVKVVQVERLKKPEWIRVKAASPGSRFYDIKRILREHNLHTVCEEASCPNIGECFGKGTATFMIMGDKCTRRCPFCDVGHGRPDPLDTDEPLNLARTIAALKLNYVVITSVDRDDLRDGGAAHFVECIAKTRELSPSTRIEILVPDFRGRLDRALAILNAGPPDVMNHNLETVPRLYKQARPGSNYEHSLKLLAEFKALHPDVPTKSGLMLGLGETDEEILQVMRDMRAHNVDMITIGQYLQPSEHHLPVLRYVHPDTFAMFEREAYAMGFTHAAVGAMVRSSYHADQQAHAAGVA is encoded by the coding sequence CCGACGCACCCGTGGCGGCACCGGCCTACGATCCGCTGCAGAAGCAGAAGTCCGAATCCAAGGTCTCGCGCATTCCCGTCAAGGTCGTGCAGGTGGAACGGCTCAAGAAGCCGGAGTGGATCCGCGTGAAGGCGGCGTCCCCGGGGTCGCGTTTCTACGATATCAAGCGCATCCTGCGCGAACACAACCTGCATACGGTGTGCGAGGAAGCCTCGTGTCCGAACATCGGCGAGTGCTTCGGCAAGGGCACGGCCACGTTCATGATCATGGGTGACAAGTGCACCCGCCGCTGCCCGTTCTGTGACGTGGGCCACGGGCGTCCCGATCCGCTGGACACCGACGAGCCCCTGAACCTGGCCCGCACCATCGCCGCGCTGAAGCTCAACTACGTCGTGATCACCTCGGTGGACCGCGACGACCTGCGCGACGGCGGCGCCGCCCATTTCGTGGAATGCATCGCCAAGACGCGCGAACTGTCGCCCTCGACCCGCATCGAGATCCTGGTGCCCGATTTCCGCGGCCGCCTGGACCGCGCGCTGGCCATCCTGAACGCCGGCCCGCCGGACGTGATGAACCACAACCTGGAAACCGTGCCGCGCCTGTACAAGCAGGCGCGCCCGGGATCCAACTACGAGCATTCGCTCAAGCTGCTGGCCGAATTCAAGGCCCTGCATCCCGACGTGCCGACCAAGTCCGGCCTGATGCTGGGCCTGGGCGAGACCGACGAGGAGATCCTGCAGGTGATGCGCGACATGCGCGCGCACAACGTCGACATGATCACCATCGGCCAGTACCTGCAGCCTTCCGAGCATCACCTGCCGGTGCTGCGCTACGTGCATCCCGACACCTTCGCGATGTTCGAGCGCGAAGCCTACGCCATGGGTTTCACCCATGCCGCCGTGGGCGCGATGGTGCGTTCGTCCTACCACGCCGACCAGCAGGCGCACGCGGCGGGCGTTGCCTGA
- a CDS encoding DUF6282 family protein, translating into MNTSAVATPATELDPRVENLVQGAIDLHCHSGPSVMARYLDHLEAMREASEAGLKAVLLKDHYYSATPVTYLLNKHFSNLGVLMLSGVPLNNSVGGLNVHAVEHGIKLGARLVWMPTFSSANHIDHHKQDHKFTEKFPQTKKKMIDPVPLTVLDAGGRLKEEVKDILDLIAEADVVLSAGHLHISEIWPLFDEARKRGVKRLLVNHPTYVVDATLDDMKVLARDGVYMEHSMCMWVPGSKFKFYEPEFLRQIIEAGTVDRTILGSDLGQQGNPRIVDGFRHVIRTCLDLGYTEAEVRKMTSTNASALMGI; encoded by the coding sequence ATGAATACTTCCGCCGTCGCAACCCCGGCCACCGAGCTGGACCCCCGGGTCGAAAACCTCGTGCAGGGCGCCATCGACCTGCATTGCCACAGCGGACCGTCGGTGATGGCCCGCTACCTGGACCACCTGGAGGCCATGCGGGAAGCCTCCGAGGCCGGCCTGAAGGCCGTGCTGCTGAAGGACCATTATTATTCGGCCACCCCGGTCACCTACCTGCTGAACAAGCATTTCAGCAACCTGGGCGTGCTCATGCTGTCGGGCGTGCCGCTGAACAACTCGGTGGGCGGCCTGAACGTGCACGCGGTCGAGCATGGCATCAAGCTGGGCGCGCGCCTGGTGTGGATGCCGACGTTCTCGTCGGCCAATCACATCGACCACCACAAGCAGGATCACAAGTTCACCGAGAAATTCCCGCAGACCAAGAAGAAGATGATCGATCCGGTGCCGCTCACGGTGCTGGATGCCGGCGGCAGGCTCAAGGAGGAGGTCAAAGACATCCTCGACCTGATCGCCGAGGCCGACGTGGTGCTGTCGGCGGGGCATCTGCACATCTCGGAGATCTGGCCGCTGTTCGACGAGGCCCGCAAGCGGGGCGTCAAGCGCCTGCTGGTCAACCATCCCACCTATGTGGTGGACGCCACGCTCGACGACATGAAGGTGCTGGCGCGCGACGGGGTCTACATGGAGCATTCGATGTGCATGTGGGTGCCCGGCTCCAAGTTCAAGTTCTACGAACCGGAGTTCCTGCGCCAGATCATCGAGGCCGGCACGGTGGACCGGACCATACTGGGGTCGGATCTCGGCCAGCAGGGCAATCCGCGGATCGTGGACGGTTTCCGCCACGTGATCCGGACCTGCCTGGACCTGGGCTACACCGAGGCGGAAGTTCGTAAAATGACTTCCACGAACGCATCCGCCCTGATGGGTATCTGA
- a CDS encoding cupin domain-containing protein: MALANLHNWNDLARETVRKGVERVGFRGDDVMCVMNWLTPGMDTNPHSHTFEQLVIIVQGRVRFHLGDEVVEGGPGSMIRIPPHVMHYAEPVGDEVVLNLDVFAPLREDYKHLVEYQRAEFE; this comes from the coding sequence ATGGCATTGGCGAATCTGCATAACTGGAACGACCTGGCCCGGGAAACCGTGCGCAAGGGCGTGGAGCGGGTCGGCTTTCGCGGCGACGACGTGATGTGCGTCATGAACTGGCTCACGCCGGGCATGGATACCAATCCGCACAGCCACACGTTCGAACAACTGGTGATCATCGTGCAGGGGCGGGTGCGCTTCCATCTGGGCGACGAAGTGGTCGAGGGCGGCCCGGGCAGCATGATCCGCATCCCGCCGCACGTGATGCACTATGCCGAGCCCGTGGGAGACGAAGTGGTCCTGAACCTGGACGTGTTCGCGCCGCTGCGGGAAGACTACAAGCACCTGGTCGAGTACCAGCGCGCCGAGTTCGAGTGA